One part of the Pannonibacter sp. XCT-53 genome encodes these proteins:
- the lptC gene encoding LPS export ABC transporter periplasmic protein LptC, giving the protein MSSDAWEDVAGARLSRARGDARRHTTRVRILRILFPVLGVAVLAVMAGLIVLFNVLTSLGIGNVMLTTEGLVMDRPELSGHDGDRSYKVSAERAIQRITDPRIIDLETITAEIVMGEGERAAITANRGTYNNGAETLLLKDGIKLDWSGDYDAEFSSVEVDLKTGEVRTSDPLVVRSTQGDISAGKFTYDQDNGVVRFTDGIKMTLRPGATRMGAVDTEN; this is encoded by the coding sequence TTGAGCTCAGACGCGTGGGAGGATGTAGCGGGCGCGCGGCTGTCCCGGGCGCGCGGCGATGCGCGTCGGCACACGACGCGCGTGCGGATCCTTCGCATCCTCTTTCCGGTGCTGGGCGTGGCCGTGCTTGCGGTGATGGCCGGGCTGATCGTGCTGTTCAACGTCCTGACCAGCCTCGGGATCGGCAACGTGATGCTGACCACGGAAGGGCTGGTGATGGACCGGCCGGAGCTGTCCGGCCACGACGGCGACCGCTCCTACAAGGTCTCGGCCGAACGGGCGATCCAGCGCATCACCGATCCGCGTATCATCGATCTCGAGACGATCACGGCCGAGATCGTGATGGGCGAGGGCGAACGGGCCGCGATCACCGCCAACAGGGGCACCTACAACAACGGTGCCGAGACGCTGCTTCTCAAGGATGGCATCAAGCTGGACTGGAGCGGCGACTACGATGCGGAATTTTCCTCCGTGGAGGTCGACCTGAAGACCGGCGAGGTGCGGACGTCCGATCCGCTGGTCGTCCGGTCGACGCAGGGCGACATCAGTGCAGGAAAATTCACATATGATCAGGATAATGGTGTCGTCCGCTTTACCGATGGTATCAAGATGACGTTACGACCGGGTGCCACCAGAATGGGCGCCGTGGATACGGAGAACTGA
- a CDS encoding LptA/OstA family protein, with the protein MRGLSLFAAAALVALAPGLAAAQTFSNAFAGFGDNDKEPIQIEAQELQVEDKTNSATFSGDVLVSQGETRMKTQKLRVFYDGKADGGVQQRIMRLEANGRVYISSKDQTATGDEASFDMTRKIMVMTGQQVVLSQGPNVVVGNKLTINLETGKADLEAPRSGRVKVLIQPNSLNGQGTGTGN; encoded by the coding sequence ATGAGGGGCCTTTCCCTGTTCGCTGCCGCAGCGCTCGTTGCTCTGGCTCCCGGGCTCGCAGCCGCGCAGACCTTTTCAAACGCCTTTGCCGGGTTCGGAGACAACGACAAGGAGCCGATCCAGATCGAGGCCCAGGAGCTGCAGGTCGAGGACAAGACCAACAGCGCAACCTTCTCGGGCGACGTGCTGGTGTCGCAGGGCGAGACCCGGATGAAGACCCAGAAGCTGCGCGTCTTCTACGACGGCAAGGCGGACGGCGGCGTGCAGCAGCGCATCATGCGCCTGGAGGCCAACGGCCGGGTCTACATCTCGTCGAAGGACCAGACGGCAACCGGCGACGAGGCCAGCTTCGACATGACCCGCAAGATCATGGTCATGACCGGCCAGCAGGTCGTCCTGAGCCAGGGACCGAACGTGGTGGTCGGCAACAAGCTGACCATCAACCTGGAGACCGGCAAGGCCGATCTCGAGGCGCCGCGGTCCGGCCGCGTCAAGGTCCTGATCCAGCCGAACAGCCTCAACGGTCAGGGCACCGGCACGGGCAACTGA
- the lptB gene encoding LPS export ABC transporter ATP-binding protein — protein sequence MPFSFGSGSARDLEEAPLEGNGALAVEGIGKSYRKRRVVKYVSLTVHPGEAVGLLGPNGAGKTTVFYMITGLIRPDQGSITLDGFDITSLPMYRRARLGIGYLPQEASIFRGLSVEDNIRAVLEVVEPDRQQREADLDELLAEFGLTHLRKSPSIALSGGERRRVEIARALASRPSFMLLDEPFAGIDPIAVGDIQQLVRHLTQRGIGVLITDHNVRETLGLIDRAYIIAAGEVLTEGTPYEIVADPDVRRLYLGEQFTL from the coding sequence TTGCCCTTTTCCTTCGGCTCCGGATCCGCACGGGATCTCGAGGAGGCCCCGCTTGAGGGCAACGGCGCACTCGCGGTCGAGGGCATCGGCAAGAGCTACCGCAAGCGCCGGGTCGTCAAGTACGTGTCGCTGACGGTGCATCCGGGCGAGGCCGTGGGCCTTCTCGGGCCCAACGGCGCCGGCAAGACGACCGTCTTCTACATGATCACCGGCCTGATCCGTCCCGACCAGGGCTCGATCACGCTGGATGGCTTCGACATCACCAGCCTGCCGATGTACCGGCGGGCCCGCCTCGGCATCGGCTACCTGCCGCAGGAAGCCTCGATCTTTCGCGGGCTCAGCGTCGAGGACAACATCCGCGCGGTGCTGGAAGTGGTCGAACCCGACCGGCAGCAGCGCGAGGCGGATCTCGACGAGCTGCTGGCAGAGTTCGGCCTGACCCACCTGCGCAAGTCGCCCTCGATCGCGCTGTCGGGCGGCGAGCGGCGGCGTGTCGAGATTGCCCGGGCGCTGGCCAGCCGGCCCTCCTTCATGCTGCTGGACGAGCCCTTCGCCGGCATCGACCCGATCGCGGTTGGGGATATCCAGCAGCTGGTCCGGCACCTCACCCAACGCGGCATCGGCGTGCTGATCACCGACCACAATGTCCGCGAAACCCTTGGCCTGATTGACCGCGCCTACATCATTGCGGCCGGCGAGGTGCTGACCGAGGGCACGCCGTACGAGATCGTCGCCGACCCGGATGTCCGCCGTCTTTACCTTGGCGAACAATTTACGCTTTGA
- a CDS encoding ribonuclease D, whose translation MTIRYHKNDLPDLTHYQGVTAVAVDTETLGLNPHRDRLCVVQLSPGDGSADVVQIARGQTSAPHLQRLFSDPGVTKIFHFARFDLAVLHHYLGIEVAPVFCTKIASKLVRTYTDRHGLKDITRELLGVELSKQQQSSDWAAETLTDAQLAYAASDVLYLHALMRQLQGMLEREERTGFANACFDFLPTRARLDLIGWDEEDIFAHS comes from the coding sequence ATGACGATCCGCTACCACAAGAACGATCTGCCGGACCTGACGCACTATCAGGGGGTCACGGCCGTGGCGGTGGACACGGAAACCCTCGGGCTCAATCCGCACCGCGACCGTCTGTGCGTGGTGCAGCTGTCGCCCGGCGACGGCTCGGCCGATGTCGTCCAGATCGCCCGCGGGCAGACCAGCGCGCCGCATCTGCAGCGGCTGTTTTCCGACCCGGGCGTGACCAAGATCTTCCATTTCGCCCGCTTCGACCTCGCGGTGCTGCATCACTATCTCGGCATCGAGGTCGCGCCGGTGTTCTGCACCAAGATCGCCTCGAAGCTGGTGCGCACCTACACCGACCGGCACGGGCTGAAGGACATCACGCGCGAGCTGCTGGGTGTCGAGCTGTCGAAGCAGCAGCAGAGCTCCGACTGGGCGGCCGAGACGCTCACGGATGCTCAGCTTGCCTATGCCGCATCGGACGTCCTTTACCTGCACGCCCTGATGCGGCAGCTTCAGGGGATGCTGGAGCGCGAGGAACGCACCGGCTTTGCCAATGCCTGCTTCGATTTCCTGCCGACCCGGGCCCGTCTGGACCTGATCGGCTGGGACGAGGAAGACATCTTCGCGCACAGCTGA
- a CDS encoding helix-turn-helix transcriptional regulator: MNPIDRALGILLLLSGGKLVSATTLSDRFGVSLRTIYRDVERLIELGVPVEAERGAEGGYRLARGYHQPPVALTRRETAALLVALAFVRSLQTTPLAGDLQTAERKLVAALPGSAKDLLGRAERIIGIEPLPVDVFHASTEAAPAREWQAALDGFMDGILSGCRVRFDHQSPARGGELRPHEVEPYGVLFDRNLWYLAGRSVDADDLRLYRADRVRNLVVSGLRFRPPREFSVEALMGGAWLSRAMRRWAEEDGLAEIRVTAEQARRLSQDWYYRHALFTPDGTGRVRVRLAATSADRLYPLVRWLGPGAELVAPEDLRQGLADELAALADRHRDTSR, encoded by the coding sequence ATGAACCCGATCGACCGCGCACTTGGCATCCTGCTGCTGTTGTCCGGCGGCAAGCTCGTCAGCGCCACCACCCTGTCCGACCGCTTCGGCGTCTCGCTGCGCACGATCTACCGCGACGTGGAGCGCCTGATCGAGCTGGGCGTCCCGGTCGAGGCCGAGCGTGGCGCGGAGGGCGGATATCGTCTCGCCCGGGGCTACCATCAGCCCCCGGTGGCGCTCACCCGGCGCGAGACCGCTGCCCTTCTGGTGGCCCTGGCCTTCGTGCGCAGCCTGCAGACCACGCCGCTTGCCGGCGATCTCCAGACGGCCGAGCGCAAGCTGGTCGCCGCGCTGCCGGGCAGTGCGAAGGACCTGCTGGGTCGTGCGGAGCGGATCATCGGCATCGAGCCGTTGCCGGTGGACGTGTTCCACGCGTCGACGGAGGCGGCGCCGGCCCGCGAATGGCAGGCGGCGCTTGACGGTTTCATGGACGGGATCCTGTCCGGTTGCCGGGTGCGCTTCGATCACCAGAGTCCCGCCCGCGGCGGGGAGCTGCGGCCGCACGAGGTGGAGCCGTATGGCGTGCTGTTCGACCGGAACCTGTGGTACCTCGCCGGGCGCTCGGTCGATGCGGACGACCTGCGCCTTTACCGCGCCGACCGGGTGCGCAACCTGGTCGTCAGCGGCCTGCGCTTCCGTCCGCCGCGCGAGTTCTCGGTCGAGGCGCTGATGGGGGGAGCGTGGCTCTCCCGGGCGATGCGGCGCTGGGCCGAGGAGGACGGGCTCGCGGAAATCCGGGTCACCGCGGAGCAGGCCCGGCGCCTGTCGCAGGACTGGTACTACCGCCATGCCCTGTTCACGCCCGACGGGACCGGGCGCGTGCGCGTGCGTCTGGCAGCCACCTCCGCCGACCGCCTCTATCCGCTGGTTCGCTGGCTGGGCCCCGGGGCGGAGCTGGTCGCGCCTGAGGACCTGCGGCAGGGGCTGGCGGACGAGCTCGCAGCCCTGGCCGACCGGCACCGGGACACGTCCCGATGA
- a CDS encoding DUF1127 domain-containing protein, whose translation MIMDQTSSESIRTFRLDLVAVIRRIHRPVAGWRARARAQRELSQLDERMLRDIGLMRGEDGRWQRDGSRR comes from the coding sequence ATGATCATGGACCAGACCTCATCCGAATCGATCCGCACGTTCCGCCTCGACCTCGTCGCGGTGATTCGCAGGATCCACCGTCCTGTCGCAGGCTGGCGCGCCCGGGCCCGGGCGCAGCGCGAGCTGTCGCAGCTCGACGAGCGGATGCTGAGGGATATCGGGCTGATGCGCGGCGAGGACGGCCGCTGGCAGCGCGACGGGAGCCGCCGTTGA
- a CDS encoding LuxR C-terminal-related transcriptional regulator has translation MLDTVSDSWHRNAEFKARPAGVVLAEERVSLLTERQKDVMRMLAEGMINKQIAHRLDISVATVKTHIASAVRRMKAKNRIHAVAMLIRAESLA, from the coding sequence ATGCTGGATACTGTTTCGGATAGCTGGCACCGCAACGCCGAGTTCAAGGCGCGTCCGGCCGGGGTCGTCCTCGCGGAAGAGCGCGTGTCGCTGCTGACGGAGCGCCAGAAGGACGTGATGCGCATGCTGGCGGAAGGCATGATCAACAAGCAGATCGCCCATCGCCTCGACATTTCCGTCGCCACCGTGAAGACCCACATCGCCTCCGCCGTGCGGCGCATGAAGGCGAAGAACCGGATCCACGCCGTGGCCATGCTGATCCGCGCCGAAAGCCTCGCCTGA
- a CDS encoding complex I NDUFA9 subunit family protein produces the protein MSKALNGKLVTVFGGSGFIGRHVVQALARRGYRIRAAVRRPDLAEHLQPLGGVGQIMPVQANLRYRWSVDRAVEGADAVVNLVGILAASGKQTFEAVQAFGPRAIAEAARGAGLTAITHLSAIGADAGSDSVYARTKAAGEAAVLETLPDSVILRPSIVFGPEDEFFNRFAAMARISPALPLIGGGATRFQPVYVCDVAEAVARSVDGQLKPGATYELGGPEVKTFRECMELMLEVTQRQRLLLPIPFPVARLQAAVLEKLPGQLLTSDQVRLLRKDNVVSAAAEQAGLTLAGMGINPSSLAAVLPTYLDRFRERGQYDAHRVA, from the coding sequence ATGTCCAAGGCGCTCAACGGAAAACTCGTTACGGTATTCGGCGGATCCGGCTTCATCGGCCGCCACGTGGTTCAGGCGCTCGCGCGCCGCGGCTATCGGATCAGGGCCGCCGTCCGCCGCCCGGACCTGGCCGAACACCTGCAGCCGCTGGGCGGCGTCGGGCAGATCATGCCGGTGCAGGCCAATCTCCGCTACCGCTGGTCCGTCGACCGCGCCGTGGAGGGGGCCGACGCCGTCGTGAACCTCGTCGGCATCCTTGCGGCCTCCGGCAAGCAGACCTTCGAGGCCGTGCAGGCCTTCGGTCCGCGGGCCATCGCCGAGGCGGCACGCGGCGCGGGTCTCACCGCCATCACCCACCTGTCGGCCATCGGCGCGGACGCCGGTTCCGATTCGGTCTATGCCCGCACCAAGGCCGCCGGCGAGGCCGCCGTGCTGGAGACGCTGCCGGACAGCGTCATCCTGCGCCCGTCCATCGTCTTCGGTCCCGAGGACGAGTTCTTCAACCGATTCGCCGCCATGGCCCGCATCTCGCCGGCCCTGCCGCTGATCGGCGGCGGAGCGACCCGCTTCCAGCCGGTCTATGTCTGTGACGTGGCCGAGGCGGTCGCCCGCTCGGTCGACGGCCAGCTCAAGCCCGGAGCGACCTACGAACTGGGCGGCCCGGAGGTGAAGACCTTCCGCGAATGCATGGAGCTGATGCTGGAAGTGACCCAGCGCCAGCGCCTGCTGCTGCCGATCCCGTTCCCGGTCGCGCGCCTGCAGGCAGCCGTGCTCGAGAAGCTGCCGGGCCAGCTGCTGACCTCCGACCAGGTGCGTCTGCTGCGCAAGGACAACGTCGTTTCGGCAGCCGCCGAGCAGGCCGGGCTGACGCTGGCCGGGATGGGCATCAATCCCTCGTCCCTCGCCGCCGTCCTGCCGACCTATCTCGACCGGTTCCGCGAGCGCGGCCAGTACGACGCCCATCGCGTCGCCTGA